One window of Akkermansia biwaensis genomic DNA carries:
- the cls gene encoding cardiolipin synthase yields the protein MLIPDEPYLGFAALCHIAGAFCLIPALLHTRTPQGTIAWLISLLAFPYIAVPFYLILGRRTFSGYVETRRRQTDSESPWGELTDKITNCMKPYAIRSADTAGEIMQTLGDIVRLPVCRGNSCQLLIDADNAFPRIYDAIKKAERYILIEFFIIKNDSVGRNLKNLLIERAREGIHIYMLYDEIGSHKLPPGYISALRKEGVKIEPFNGKRHFLSNVLRLNFRNHRKLVVVDGSTAFIGGMNIGREYLGKGALGYWRDTFIQLHGPSVQQTQISFLEDWNWATMSKSTPSTFPRLCWDITPQPEDKTVLVLPSGPADVIPAWKTTIIALANRATHRLWISTPYFVPDEGVMSALQAAALRNVDVRILRPERADHILVKLSSFTFLRDLDTYGIQLWAYKKGFLHQKVILMDDDIATVGTANLDNRSLALNFELTAIVRDPGVCAEVQAMLEKDFYSSVRESLEDYNKKSLGFKMLCNLARLMAPVQ from the coding sequence ATGCTCATACCTGACGAGCCATATTTGGGATTCGCCGCCCTGTGCCACATAGCCGGGGCATTCTGCCTGATTCCGGCCCTGCTCCATACGCGCACGCCCCAGGGCACCATCGCGTGGCTGATTTCCCTGCTGGCCTTCCCTTACATCGCCGTGCCCTTTTACCTGATTCTGGGGCGGCGCACCTTCAGCGGCTACGTGGAGACGCGACGCAGGCAAACGGATTCCGAGTCCCCGTGGGGGGAGCTGACGGACAAGATCACGAACTGCATGAAGCCGTACGCCATCCGCTCCGCGGACACGGCGGGGGAGATCATGCAGACGCTGGGGGACATCGTGCGGCTGCCCGTGTGCAGGGGCAATTCCTGCCAGCTCCTGATCGACGCGGACAACGCCTTTCCCCGCATTTACGACGCCATCAAGAAGGCGGAGCGTTACATCCTGATCGAGTTTTTCATCATCAAGAACGATTCCGTGGGCCGGAACCTGAAAAACCTGCTGATTGAGCGGGCGCGGGAGGGCATCCACATTTATATGCTGTATGATGAAATAGGCTCCCACAAACTGCCGCCCGGCTATATTTCCGCCCTGCGAAAGGAGGGAGTGAAGATTGAGCCGTTCAACGGAAAGCGCCACTTCCTGAGCAACGTCCTGCGCCTGAATTTCCGTAACCACCGGAAGCTGGTGGTCGTGGACGGCTCCACCGCCTTCATCGGGGGCATGAACATTGGCCGGGAGTATCTGGGAAAGGGGGCGCTGGGGTATTGGAGAGACACGTTCATCCAGCTTCACGGCCCCTCTGTCCAGCAGACCCAGATCAGCTTCCTGGAAGACTGGAACTGGGCCACCATGTCGAAATCCACCCCGTCCACCTTCCCCCGCCTGTGCTGGGATATCACACCCCAGCCGGAGGATAAAACCGTGCTGGTGCTGCCCTCCGGCCCGGCGGACGTGATTCCCGCGTGGAAGACCACCATCATCGCCCTGGCGAACCGGGCCACGCACCGCCTGTGGATTTCCACGCCCTATTTCGTGCCGGACGAAGGCGTGATGTCCGCCCTCCAGGCGGCCGCCCTGCGGAATGTGGACGTGCGCATCCTGCGCCCGGAACGGGCGGACCACATTCTGGTGAAGCTTTCCTCCTTCACCTTCCTGCGGGACCTGGATACCTACGGCATCCAGCTTTGGGCTTACAAAAAGGGCTTCCTGCACCAGAAGGTGATCCTGATGGACGACGATATCGCCACCGTGGGAACGGCCAACCTGGACAACCGCTCCCTGGCCCTGAACTTCGAGCTCACCGCCATTGTCCGCGATCCCGGCGTGTGTGCGGAGGTACAGGCCATGCTGGAAAAAGACTTTTACTCGTCCGTCCGGGAATCCCTGGAGGACTACAACAAAAAATCGCTGGGATTCAAAATGCTATGCAACCTTGCCAGGTTGATGGCTCCCGTACAATAA
- a CDS encoding thymidylate synthase translates to MKQYLELLDDVLTHGVGREDRTGTGTIGVFGRQSRYDLRDGFPCLTTKKLHLRSIIYELLWFLKGETNIKFLKDNGVSIWDEWADENGELGPVYGAQWRCWPGEDGRPIDQIARLIDGLKNNPWSRRHIVSAWNVALVDDMALPPCHSLFQFCVIPAQPGEERHGLSLQLYQRSADLFLGVPFNIASYALLLLMTAQVCGYEAREFIHTFGDLHLYLNHLDQAREQLSRTPRPLPVMKLNPDVRTIDGFHYEDFELTGYDPLPHIKAPISV, encoded by the coding sequence ATGAAGCAGTATTTGGAACTTTTGGACGACGTTTTAACCCATGGGGTGGGGCGGGAGGACCGGACCGGGACGGGCACCATCGGCGTGTTCGGCAGGCAGAGCAGGTATGACCTGCGCGACGGTTTCCCGTGCCTGACCACCAAGAAGCTCCACCTGCGCTCCATCATTTACGAACTGCTCTGGTTCCTGAAAGGGGAGACCAACATCAAATTTTTGAAAGACAACGGCGTCAGCATCTGGGACGAATGGGCCGATGAAAACGGCGAGCTTGGCCCCGTGTACGGCGCGCAGTGGCGCTGCTGGCCCGGCGAGGACGGACGTCCCATCGACCAGATTGCCAGGCTGATAGACGGCCTGAAAAACAACCCGTGGTCGCGCCGCCACATCGTCAGCGCCTGGAACGTGGCCCTGGTGGATGACATGGCCCTCCCGCCGTGCCATTCCCTCTTTCAGTTTTGCGTGATTCCCGCCCAGCCGGGAGAGGAAAGGCACGGCCTTTCCCTGCAGCTCTACCAGCGCAGCGCGGATCTCTTCCTGGGGGTGCCGTTCAACATTGCCTCCTATGCCCTGCTGCTGCTCATGACGGCGCAGGTGTGCGGCTATGAGGCCAGGGAATTCATTCATACCTTCGGGGACCTGCACCTGTACCTCAACCATCTGGACCAGGCGCGGGAGCAATTGTCCCGCACGCCGCGCCCGCTTCCGGTAATGAAACTCAATCCGGACGTCAGGACCATTGACGGATTCCATTACGAGGACTTCGAACTTACCGGATACGATCCACTGCCGCACATCAAGGCTCCCATTTCCGTATAA
- a CDS encoding dihydrofolate reductase: MSQPVTYTGVVAMASGRGIGYRGALPWHLPDDLKTFKRITTGHPVLMGRKTYESIGRPLPGRQNIVLTRDPSWTAEGVDVIHSVEELKRLPLMDPEVMVIGGAEIFSLMMPLMSRMWVSHISGEYPADTWLPPFEDRFRSANLHEQFEGFDLFLYE, from the coding sequence ATGTCACAGCCCGTCACTTACACAGGAGTGGTCGCCATGGCGTCCGGCCGCGGCATCGGCTACCGGGGCGCGCTGCCCTGGCATTTGCCGGACGACCTGAAGACCTTCAAGCGCATCACCACGGGACATCCCGTCCTGATGGGCCGCAAAACCTATGAAAGCATCGGCAGGCCGCTCCCCGGGCGGCAGAACATCGTGCTGACCCGCGATCCGTCCTGGACGGCGGAAGGAGTGGACGTCATTCATTCCGTGGAGGAACTGAAGCGTCTTCCCCTGATGGACCCGGAAGTCATGGTCATCGGCGGTGCGGAAATCTTTTCCCTGATGATGCCGCTCATGTCCCGCATGTGGGTTTCCCATATCAGTGGAGAATATCCGGCGGATACGTGGCTGCCGCCGTTTGAAGACCGTTTCCGGTCAGCAAATCTGCACGAACAATTTGAAGGGTTTGACCTGTTTTTGTACGAATAG
- a CDS encoding PEP-CTERM sorting domain-containing protein has protein sequence MAIMAVSASQAATVLQPDFNYNGYWVYVWNGGDNGNWSENNWGVLKNSSQSSLQSGDGYKPINQDPGFIGYDFSVEGGKQTFTSNQTAITVTAGSDLKSCVSGIYLGDYVTLNATEWGDYGAFSMHLGTNTQVNFNFDMGVADGTVFDFGQMTGNSLVTIGTAWLGDKTTILKGSYTLSGLTSSIDMLHIGFGDGSIANFDGSQLQVTDSDGNTLTYAQDASNLKEGEFGLQYNDGNVQLVAMAVPEPATAALGLIGLGTLLMRRRRS, from the coding sequence ATGGCAATAATGGCCGTTTCCGCCTCTCAGGCGGCTACCGTATTACAGCCCGACTTCAATTACAACGGTTACTGGGTTTACGTCTGGAATGGGGGCGACAATGGAAATTGGTCAGAAAACAACTGGGGTGTCCTTAAAAATTCATCCCAGAGCAGCCTTCAATCAGGAGACGGTTACAAGCCCATCAACCAGGACCCCGGCTTTATTGGGTATGATTTTTCCGTGGAAGGCGGAAAACAGACGTTCACCAGCAACCAGACAGCTATTACCGTTACAGCCGGAAGCGATCTGAAAAGTTGTGTATCAGGTATCTATTTGGGAGACTATGTCACCCTTAATGCCACCGAATGGGGAGATTACGGAGCATTTTCCATGCATCTCGGAACCAACACTCAAGTGAATTTCAATTTTGACATGGGCGTTGCGGACGGAACGGTTTTCGACTTCGGACAAATGACGGGGAACAGCCTGGTTACTATCGGGACGGCATGGCTTGGGGATAAAACAACCATCCTGAAGGGCAGTTATACCCTGTCCGGATTGACTTCCTCCATTGACATGCTCCATATCGGCTTCGGAGACGGTTCCATTGCCAACTTTGACGGCTCCCAATTACAAGTAACGGATTCCGACGGCAACACACTTACCTATGCCCAGGATGCCAGCAACCTCAAGGAAGGCGAATTCGGCCTGCAATACAATGACGGAAACGTTCAACTGGTAGCCATGGCCGTCCCTGAACCCGCAACCGCCGCCCTGGGACTGATTGGCCTCGGCACGCTTCTGATGCGCCGCAGACGGTCTTGA
- a CDS encoding class II aldolase/adducin family protein: MSEDWSISPPLPDKVFPWEKYNLVTKEEVDAFFNSPEILVIKERMCDMGRRLWNREYVDGNGGNISVRVAQNLVLCSPTLCSKGFMKVEDICLVDMEGRQKAGIRPSTSEVKTHIAMMKSVGVNSCIHAHPPHCNAFLFAGQVPPSGINPEADIFLGHIPLAPYGTPGSPETAQAVAEVSRQSTVVFMENHGVIAGGRHVEEAEWFMENADAYCRMVLLAGLHKAPLNQVGPEGVADFLAIRKAIGYAVPEGQPLYNTETYAGYKLGKSGK; the protein is encoded by the coding sequence ATGTCAGAAGACTGGTCAATCTCCCCACCCCTCCCGGACAAGGTGTTCCCGTGGGAAAAGTACAATCTCGTCACGAAGGAGGAAGTGGACGCGTTTTTCAATTCCCCTGAAATCCTGGTGATCAAGGAACGCATGTGCGACATGGGCCGCCGCCTGTGGAACCGCGAATATGTGGACGGAAACGGCGGCAACATCTCCGTGCGGGTGGCGCAGAACCTCGTACTGTGCTCCCCCACCCTGTGCTCCAAGGGGTTCATGAAGGTGGAGGACATCTGCCTGGTGGACATGGAAGGCCGCCAGAAAGCGGGCATCCGCCCCTCCACCAGCGAGGTGAAGACGCACATCGCCATGATGAAATCCGTGGGCGTCAACTCCTGCATCCACGCCCATCCCCCGCACTGCAACGCCTTCCTGTTCGCCGGCCAGGTTCCGCCCTCCGGCATCAATCCGGAAGCGGACATTTTCCTGGGGCACATCCCGCTGGCCCCCTACGGAACGCCCGGCTCCCCGGAAACGGCCCAGGCCGTTGCGGAGGTATCCAGGCAATCCACCGTCGTATTCATGGAAAACCACGGCGTCATCGCCGGAGGCCGCCACGTGGAGGAAGCGGAATGGTTCATGGAAAACGCGGACGCCTACTGCCGCATGGTCCTTCTGGCCGGGCTGCACAAGGCCCCCCTGAACCAGGTGGGACCGGAAGGCGTGGCGGACTTCCTCGCCATCCGCAAGGCCATCGGCTACGCCGTTCCGGAAGGACAGCCCCTGTACAATACGGAAACCTACGCCGGGTACAAGCTGGGCAAATCCGGCAAATAA
- the fucK gene encoding L-fuculokinase, with the protein MYSLCLDCGATNVRAMVVDEKGVIAGKASQPNATLPGEENPEFHVWDADRIFNQLSECAVQALQGLPAEQVKVVTITTFGVDGALTDAESNLLYPVISWKCPRTAEVMKHIGKYISQEELNRISGVGAFAFNTIYKLVWLKENRPDLLEKAHAWLFISNILACKLTGIMATDRTMAGTSQLTDMETGDFSPLILNRLGLRRDLFPPMVDAGETIGLVTPEAAAGMGLPALAGVPVISAGHDTQFAIFGSGADRDQPVLSSGTWEILMVRSTQAHLAPEDYADGATAEFDAEPGLLNPGLQWLGSGIIEWVKSACFRGETYDVMDAEAEVIPPGCDGVTMVPDFLASGEGKGSINGLVLGRTRAHIYRAAMEALTWRLKSRLARLESVGGFKSGFLILVGGGARNMIWTQMRADILQIPVKVSEVSESTVLGASMFAFAGAGVYSTPEQARDAFGITYRTFLPGPQKAAYEKLNH; encoded by the coding sequence ATGTATTCCCTCTGTTTGGACTGCGGCGCGACGAACGTGCGCGCGATGGTTGTGGATGAAAAAGGCGTCATTGCGGGGAAGGCCTCGCAGCCCAACGCCACGCTGCCGGGAGAGGAAAATCCGGAGTTCCACGTATGGGACGCCGACCGGATTTTCAACCAGCTTTCCGAATGCGCCGTCCAGGCGCTCCAGGGCCTGCCTGCCGAACAGGTGAAGGTGGTGACAATCACCACCTTCGGCGTGGACGGTGCGCTGACGGATGCGGAAAGCAACCTCCTTTATCCCGTCATTTCCTGGAAATGCCCCCGCACGGCGGAGGTGATGAAGCACATCGGCAAATACATTTCCCAGGAAGAACTCAACCGGATTTCCGGCGTGGGCGCCTTTGCCTTCAACACCATTTACAAGCTCGTCTGGCTCAAGGAAAATCGCCCGGACCTGCTGGAAAAGGCCCATGCGTGGCTCTTCATCTCCAACATTCTGGCCTGCAAGCTCACCGGAATCATGGCCACGGACCGCACGATGGCCGGAACTTCCCAGCTTACGGATATGGAAACGGGCGACTTTTCCCCGCTTATCCTGAACCGCCTCGGCCTGCGCCGCGACCTTTTCCCGCCCATGGTTGACGCGGGGGAAACCATCGGCCTTGTCACGCCGGAAGCGGCTGCTGGCATGGGACTTCCCGCCCTAGCCGGCGTTCCCGTCATCTCTGCGGGGCATGACACCCAGTTCGCCATCTTCGGTTCCGGAGCGGACAGGGACCAGCCCGTTCTTTCCTCCGGAACATGGGAAATCCTGATGGTGCGCTCCACCCAGGCGCACCTGGCTCCGGAGGATTACGCGGACGGAGCCACGGCGGAGTTCGACGCGGAACCCGGTCTGCTTAACCCCGGCCTGCAATGGCTCGGCTCCGGCATCATTGAATGGGTGAAATCCGCCTGCTTCCGGGGAGAAACGTACGACGTCATGGACGCAGAAGCGGAAGTGATTCCCCCCGGCTGCGACGGAGTCACCATGGTGCCGGACTTTCTGGCATCCGGAGAAGGCAAGGGTTCCATCAACGGCCTAGTGCTGGGCAGGACGCGCGCCCACATCTACCGCGCCGCCATGGAGGCCCTCACCTGGCGCCTGAAATCCCGCCTGGCCCGTCTGGAATCCGTCGGCGGCTTCAAGAGCGGCTTCCTCATCCTGGTAGGCGGGGGAGCCAGAAACATGATCTGGACGCAGATGCGCGCGGACATTCTCCAGATTCCGGTGAAAGTCTCGGAAGTCTCGGAAAGCACCGTTCTGGGCGCATCCATGTTTGCCTTTGCCGGAGCCGGAGTGTACTCTACGCCCGAGCAGGCCAGGGACGCCTTCGGCATCACGTACCGGACATTCCTGCCTGGCCCCCAGAAGGCCGCCTACGAAAAGCTCAACCATTAA
- a CDS encoding four helix bundle protein: protein MNESIAHEKSFAFSIRIVSLCRHFRKQRCEQELIRQILRSGTSIGANLAEASFAVSKKDFFSKVHISLKECSETWYWLRLLHATSCLTDQQFESMKQDCLELMRLLTATTKTLSKQSV, encoded by the coding sequence ATGAATGAAAGTATTGCTCACGAAAAGAGTTTTGCTTTTTCCATTCGCATCGTTTCTCTGTGCCGCCATTTCCGCAAGCAGCGGTGTGAGCAGGAATTGATCCGGCAGATACTGCGCTCCGGAACAAGCATAGGGGCCAATCTTGCGGAAGCGTCATTCGCCGTGAGCAAAAAAGACTTTTTCTCCAAAGTACATATCTCATTAAAGGAATGTTCTGAAACATGGTATTGGCTGCGGCTTCTGCATGCGACGTCCTGCCTGACAGACCAGCAGTTTGAAAGCATGAAACAGGACTGCCTGGAATTAATGCGACTGCTGACAGCCACCACGAAGACACTTTCCAAACAATCTGTATGA
- a CDS encoding L-fucose isomerase — MKTILPTIGIRPTIDGRRLGVRESLEDQTMNMAKAAAALIEANVRHASGEPVKCVIADTCIGGPAEAAACADKFKANNVGVSLAVTPCWCYGSETFDMDPFTPKAIWGFNGTERPGAVYLAAALAGLNQKGFPAFSIYGKDVQDAGDTSIPDDVAEKILRFARAGLVVATLRGKGYLSIGGCSMGIAGSIVDQSFWENYLGIRVQAVDMTEVRRRMDQKIYDQEEFDIAMKWADSVFKFAEDKNRPDLKLDENGRRKTFKESVLMAMIFRDMMQGNPKLKKIDREEESLGYQAIAGGFQGQRHWTDFYPNGDIAETLLNSTFDWNGPRAPMPFATENDSLNGACLLFGYLLTGQANVFADVRTYWSPEAVKRVTGYKLEGKAKDGIIHLINSGSAALDGCMACTDKDGNPVMKKHWDVTQEDADKMMSQATWCPANREYFRGGGYSVHYVTKGGAPVTMMRLNIVKGLGPVLIVAEGWSVDLPDKVHKTLDERTDPGWPTTWFAPRLTGKGAFTDVYSVMANMGANHGAFTYGHIGADILTLASMLRIPVYAHNIPDDQVYRPSAWGLHGTAEPESADFRACANYGPLYGKY, encoded by the coding sequence ATGAAAACAATACTCCCCACCATAGGAATCCGTCCCACGATCGACGGCCGCCGCCTCGGCGTCCGCGAATCGCTGGAAGACCAGACCATGAACATGGCCAAGGCCGCCGCCGCCCTTATTGAAGCCAATGTCCGCCACGCCTCCGGCGAACCCGTCAAATGCGTGATCGCGGATACCTGCATCGGCGGCCCCGCGGAAGCCGCCGCCTGTGCGGACAAGTTCAAGGCCAACAACGTAGGGGTCTCCCTGGCCGTGACGCCCTGCTGGTGCTATGGCAGTGAAACTTTCGACATGGACCCGTTTACGCCCAAGGCTATCTGGGGCTTCAACGGAACGGAGCGCCCCGGCGCCGTGTACCTGGCCGCCGCCCTGGCGGGCCTGAACCAGAAGGGCTTCCCCGCCTTTTCCATTTACGGCAAGGACGTGCAGGATGCGGGAGACACCTCCATCCCGGATGACGTGGCGGAAAAAATCCTCCGCTTCGCCCGCGCCGGGCTTGTCGTGGCGACACTCCGCGGCAAGGGCTACCTTTCCATCGGCGGCTGTTCCATGGGCATCGCCGGCTCCATCGTGGACCAGTCCTTCTGGGAAAACTACCTGGGCATCCGCGTACAGGCCGTGGACATGACGGAAGTGCGCCGCCGCATGGACCAGAAGATTTACGACCAGGAGGAATTCGACATCGCCATGAAGTGGGCGGACTCCGTCTTCAAATTCGCCGAGGACAAGAACCGCCCGGACCTGAAGCTGGACGAGAACGGCCGCCGCAAAACCTTCAAGGAAAGCGTGCTGATGGCCATGATCTTCCGCGACATGATGCAGGGCAATCCCAAGCTCAAGAAGATTGACCGGGAAGAAGAGTCCCTGGGCTACCAGGCCATTGCGGGCGGCTTCCAGGGCCAGCGCCACTGGACGGACTTTTACCCCAACGGGGACATCGCGGAAACCCTGCTCAACTCCACCTTTGACTGGAACGGCCCCCGCGCGCCGATGCCCTTCGCCACGGAAAACGACTCCCTGAACGGAGCGTGCCTCCTGTTCGGCTACCTGCTCACCGGCCAGGCGAACGTCTTTGCGGACGTGCGCACCTACTGGAGCCCGGAAGCCGTGAAGCGCGTCACCGGCTACAAGCTGGAAGGCAAGGCCAAGGACGGCATCATCCACCTCATCAACTCCGGCTCCGCCGCGCTGGACGGCTGTATGGCCTGCACGGACAAGGACGGCAACCCCGTCATGAAGAAGCACTGGGACGTCACCCAGGAGGACGCGGACAAGATGATGAGCCAGGCCACCTGGTGCCCGGCCAACCGGGAATATTTCCGCGGCGGCGGCTACTCCGTCCATTACGTCACCAAGGGCGGAGCCCCCGTCACGATGATGCGCCTGAACATCGTCAAGGGCCTGGGTCCCGTGCTGATCGTGGCGGAAGGCTGGTCCGTGGACCTGCCCGACAAGGTACACAAGACGCTGGACGAACGGACCGATCCGGGCTGGCCCACCACCTGGTTCGCCCCACGCCTTACCGGCAAGGGCGCCTTCACGGACGTGTACAGCGTCATGGCCAACATGGGCGCCAACCACGGAGCCTTCACGTACGGCCACATTGGCGCGGACATCCTGACGCTGGCTTCCATGCTGCGCATTCCCGTGTATGCCCACAACATTCCGGACGACCAAGTTTACCGCCCGTCCGCCTGGGGCCTCCACGGCACCGCAGAACCGGAAAGCGCCGACTTCCGCGCCTGCGCCAACTACGGGCCGCTGTATGGGAAATACTAA